The genomic stretch GCCAATCGGCGCAGTTCGCCATAGACCAGCGGCAACAGCTCGTCGGCCGCGTGCGGGTCGCCTTGCTCAACAGCGGACAGGATATGGGTGATGTCGGTCATCACCTGGCCATAATATCGATTTGGATTGCTCAACTCCACTCGCCGCCGACGCTGACAAGACCCCGGTTGCTCGAAGAGTTCATAAAACCGGATCGGTGCCGACGAATCGGGTGCCCGGAGCCCTAACCACGGCTTTCACCATCCGTTGAGTAAAGTTGGGACTGATCGCTCAGGGTACCGTCGGCGCCAGCCAATCAAGCTGGCCAACCCGACGGCCAGTAGCACGAGCGTGGATGGTTCAGGTATGGTGATTGTGGTGCCAGCCAATGTGCTGATACCGTTGATGTTCATCTGGTCGCCGGAGGGGCTGAAGCTCACATTAAAGACGACCATCTCAATGGTTGGGCCGCTACTGTTGTCGAGTCGTGCGAAGAAAGCGCCTGCAAAATAATGGTCAGCAGAACTGAAATCGGACGGAATAATCAGCCCGCCGTTCCCTCCAAAATCACCCGTCATATTGCCCGCGGCGACGAAGTCCTGCGCTGACGTGAGGCTCGGGACGCCGGCGTCTGCGAAGGCGCCAGCGGTATTCACATCAGCCGAGAGCGTCACGCCCTGATCAAACGCTTGGACCCGGGTGTCGTCGCCCAATGTCACGCCCAGCGTGTTGTAGGTGTAGGTCGTATCGAGGTCGAACGCGCCCACCGGAAAGTTGGCATCGGTCGGTAGCGGGATTATCGGCTGGGGCGGGAATCCGCCCGGGGTGATGGGTGTTGGTAGATATAGGGGGGACTCGACGCGAAAATAATTCCCGAGCGCGGGGTTGGATTCCGCAACAAAGCGGAAGTCGGTAAAACCATCGCCGTCCAGATCAATGTCTGTCGGGCTCGCCGCGGTGATCGAAAACAACGACGCGCTGGCTGGGGTAGAGATCAACATCACCGCCGCAAATAAATAGCGAATCATGGCACTCCTCCTCGGAGTTAGAGTCAAAGGCAAAGGAGCAACGATCGATGGGCACAATATTGCTCTAAGCTTGAATGTCGTTGTCATCCGTATCAGCTCCCTGCGACTAACACGCACTGGCAGCCTCTAGACAATGCGCCGTTCCCCCCTCTTACGCCTCACCTAGTTGAAAAGAAATCGCCGCACCCGATCGGGTCGATGCGAGGCGCTCGGTCTCATACCCATTCGCGATCCAGAATGGGCGCGCGTAAGGGGAATGCTAGTCGGCAGTTGCACGCTAAACTCCCTGTGCAGAGGCCGCCTGAACCGAGCTTTCAACCAAGCCGACATCGACTGGCATGAGAACCGCCTCGCGAATGCGAGGCGCGAGGGATACCTCACCGCTGCGGTCGAGATCGCATGGCCGCAGAATGCAAACCTCGGCGGGGCGCATGCCTGTGAGCCGTTGCAGGCGCACCATCGCGGCAACAGTATGGGGCAAATGCGGAATGGTCGCGTCGACAGTGGCGTCGTCAACCGGCCCAATCGGCTGCGCCTCGCGTGCTTCGCAGCGCCCGCGTTGCAATCCGGGAAGCGCGGCTAGCGCCTGATACGTCGAGATCGGCAGAAGCTCTTGAGTCGATGCCCACCGGAACGCCCTGCGGATGCGCGAAGCATGACCGTTGGCATACCGCCGGCAGGCACCATTGTCGATAAACCGCTGGCGGACTGCGGCGAGGCTAAGCGGTCCGAATTCCGCGGCCAGTGTATCGCCATACATCTGCCGCAGGGTGCGCAACGAGACTCGAATGCTATCCACCGTCGGCGTCGGGCGTCCTTCCTTGCGGTAGTAGCGCTCGGCGAACGCTTTGTACGCGCGGCAAAGTTCAGCGATCGTCATGCCGTGTCGCTCAACCTGTGCAACTAGCACACGGCCGCCGGCCAGCCATTCGCCGACAAGACGGTCATACTCTCGGACACTCGTCTTGCCGCCGTGCGGGCCCAAATAGTGATCGCGTCCAGCGATCGTGACGACGGCCTGACCGCTCGCTTTATGGCGACGGTACTTAGGAATCGAGGTTCCTGCTTTTCGTGGCATTATCGTGCGATCTCCTTCCGAGGTCGGGGAATAAAACGGTATTTACCGTTTTATTCCCCTTGGAATGAGCCGCACTGCCGACCGCCGGCAGGTAACAGAAATGCTTGTTTCGGCGGGATTTACGAATAGTCGGGGCGACAGGATTTGAACCTGCGACCTCAGCGTCCCGAACGCTGCGCTCTAGCCAGGCTGAGCTACGCCCCGTAATCGCAACCATCTGAACAACATTCAGTTGAAGCGAAAAATGCGTTTAACGACATGCCAAAGCTTCGATCCGACACGGCTGGCCTGGTCGAACCGCAAGCCCGCGGGAAGGAAAGTATAGCCGCTCGGCAGTTCGTCCACTACCCCAGCCATCCTCTCGGCCGGCGGCACGGCGCTGTGACGAAATGGGGGGCTGAGCACTCGCTTCAGAACGCGGCCTTCTTTTCTCAGATTAACTCGGCTATGGGGCGGCCGTCTTCGACGATCGGGCGCGGCCGCCCTCGCAGGTCGAGATACGTGCCATCGAGCGGAACGCCCATGTGATGAAAGATCGTGGCGGCGATATCGCCTGGCGTGACCGGCCGCTCGCGAATCTGACCGGCATCGTGTTCACTGGCGCCGATAATCTGGCCATGTCGGAATCCGCCACCGGCGACAGTCATGGACATGACGGGTGGCCAATGGTTGCGGCCGTCGGTACTGTCTTGCGTGCCGATCTGCGGTGTGCGGCCGAATTCTCCCATCGCCAGCACCAGCACGTCATCGAGCAGCCCCCGCTCGCCGAGATCAGCCACCAGTGTGGTCAGCAGATGATCGAAGACAGGCAGTAGCGGGCGGAGACCACTCATGATGCCGCCATACGGCGGAATATTGTCGCCGTGGGTGTCCCACGTGCCCGACGAACTGTGATTGCTCAGATCAATGGTGACGAAATTCACGCCCGCCTCGACCAGGCGCCGCGCGAGCAAAGCTTGCTGACACCAAGGATGCTCGCCGTATCGATCGCGATTCTCTTGCGGCTCGCGCGACAAATCGAATACCGCCTGGGCGCGATCGCCCGCGACGATGTCGACGGCTTGCTGGGAAAAGCGATCGAGCGCTTGCATCGAGCCGGACAGGTCGAGATTCCTGCGCAGCCGATCGAGCTGTCCGCGCAACTCCTGTCGCGATCCAAGTCGGTTGAGGTCAAGTCCGCCCGGCAGCTTGAAGAGGTTGCCGACATTGGTGGCCACGAAGGGATCGTATTGCTTGCCGAGATAACCACCAAAAGCCAGGTGATCGCGATCCTTCAGATTTAGCGACACATACGGCGGCAGCGCCGGGTCGTTCGGCCCGCGAAATTTTGCCACCAGCGACCCGATCGCCGGATACATGCTTCCTTCACGATTCAAACGGGGCTCGGCTTCCGAGTTGCCCGATTGCATGACCATATTGGGTTCATGATTCGAGAATCGCGCATCGACCGAGCGGATGATTGTCATCCGGTCGAGCATGGCGGCTTGCTTGGGCAAATGCTCGCACAGTCGAACACCGGGAAGAGCCGTGGGAATGGTCGCAAAGGGGCCGCGAATTTCGCGCGGCGCATCGGGCTTGGGATCCCACGTGTCGATGTGGCTCGGGCCGCCGGTCATCCACAGCAAGATGACGCTCTTGCGATTGCTCGAACGCTCGCTGCCCGCGGCGCTCCGCGATCGCAGCAGGCCCGGCAAGCTCAGGCCGGCAAGGCCAGCCAACGACGCCTTGAGCACGCCGCGCCGATCCCACACCACGACGCCTTCGCGCTGGCGCGCATTGAAGCTCGTGAAGGCATGGCCGTGCGAATTGGAATGCGGTGTCGGCCGCATGGGCAGGCTCGGCTGGGACGGCAGGCAATGGTCGGGCGGGCGGATTTCGGGCAGCGGTTCGCCCGTTCAGGCTACCCCGGGGCCGGCCATTCTGCAACGCGATTCCTCGACGGTCGCCTGGAGCGAGCTACCGCGCCGCGCGGCGGTGCTCGACGTGTACGGCAACCTGCAGCTTGCCTTTGCGGCGCACGTCGAATTCTTGGCCTGGCTCACCCCGCTGCTCGCTCGAGTTGACCGGACCGCGCAGTTCCACCACGGCCGGCCGGCAAGTGGCCAGTTCAATGAGGAACTTCCCTTCCACGGGATTACGACGTCCGCCCGCGGCTGCGGGAGGTGTGTGCAAGAGAGCGCACAACTGACCATCGACGCGCTCGGTTCCCATCAACATGACTTCCAAGGGCTCTTTCGAAAACGCCGGATCCCAGGCCGCCAGCAGCTTCTGCGTGTAGTCCGCGGGTAACTGCACGCGCTCGCCGACGCGCATGCTGCGGCCATTAAAGAAGACACCCAGCGGATTCGGCTTGCCAAGACTTTCGAGCGTGCGGGCAACGATCTCTCGTTCCTCGTCCGGCGGTGCCAGGCCGCGTTCATCGGCGATGAGCAGATCCTCCCCCTGCCGCGCGGCAAGATACGTCTTGCCTGCTACGGGCCTATCGGATGATTGCACTGTGCCCGAGCGTGGCTGGGTGCTTTGCTGCGATTGTTCATACGTCAGTCGCACCTTGGCCGACTGCCCCGGATCGGGATCGAGCCGCACGACCAGCGATTGCTCCTCGCGCACCGCCGCCTGATCGTTCACGTCGACGACCTCCCCGCCCTGCGAACGGACGGTCTTCAAGTCGATGGTAAAGCGCAACGTTTCGTGGGCCGCGTCCCCCACGGCTAGCGGCCGATAGGTAAAGCGATACTCCTGCGGCGGCGCGCCGGAGCCCGCCTCGATGGGGCCCAACCATACGACGAAGGTTGCGAGGTAAGCGAGTCGCGACATTATGAATGCACCCTCCCAACGGTTCATGAAACGTAGGTCGCTTGCACCAACTCAACAGGCCGCCGAATGGTGCTCGTTCGCCAGGTGCCGGTCAAGGGCAATCCAATCTCACGGAGTGCAAGCATCGGCCGGCATTGCAGACGCGCACAAAAAACCGCGTTACGGCCGGCAGAAGCCCACCGCAACGCGGGATCAGGGGACGATTTCACAGCCTCTCGAAAAGCCCCAGGATCGTATCAGGGGCTCTCTCCGCTCAGACTATTCGATCAGCTGCGGCACCTGGGCATAGCGCAGTCGGTCGTGCTTTTTGGCGTCGTAACGCTCGATAACGCCGGCGGACACCAGCTCGTCACGCATCCGGACAGGCACCGGATAGCCGTTACCGCTGATCGAGTTCGGATCGAACGGATGGAACGAGAAAATACCGTCCGAACCGCGGATCCGCCCGTACCAGTCGCGACCAGATTGAAACTTATCGACGGGCTGATTCACGGTTTTGTGGCACCGCATGCACGAAGCCCGATCGACCTCGACGAAGCCGGCGTCGTACTTGGCTGGCACGATATGAAAGGCCGCCTCGGTCGTGGGAGCGGCGGCGACGGCGCCGTTGGCCCCTTCAGCCCAAGGATTGCCCAGCGCCGACTTGAAAGTGGTCTTCGTGAGCAACTCTGCAACCAACGCGTCGTCTTCCAGCGACGGCAACACATAGACACCCATCGACTGCTGGAAAGTCTTCCGCGGATGCTGATCCGCTAGCTTGCGTTCGGGAAGCACGGTCGGCCCTGACAGCAGCTTCACGGCCGACGCCAGCGCCGGCCGCTCTTGCCAGTTGGGGCGCAATTCCTTAATGCCCTCGGCCAGGTCCTCGGCGCGCGGGAAGGGACGAAAGACGTCGATGGCCCAATCGTCAACCTCGCGGAAGCGTACGCGCACTTCAAAGCAATAGTCCCGCCCATCCGCGCCACGCATCATCAGCACTTCTCCCACGGCGGCCCCGGTCGGGAAGCGCCAGGCGTAGCCGTTCTGTCCGTCGCCCTGTTGCCGACTGCGAAACCAAACGATCGGATGCACCTTCCCGTCTTCATCTCGCGGCAGGCGCAGGAAGCGGAAGGTCCACACGTTCTTGGTGCGATGCGTCCCGGCCGGCGTGCCCCAGGGGAACTCGCGATTGCCGTTGCCGAACGGTTCGCTGCCGTTTGCCGAGATGTTGTAGCTAGCACGATGCACGCCCGGCATCTGGCCGTTCCAGAATTGGTAGGCCTTGGGCATCTCGCGGTCGGTGTAGACGATCAACTGCGGGTCCTCGAAGATCGCTTGTACCTCGGGATCGGCGACTTTCGGCAGGTAGTCTCGCAGTCGCTTCTCGCTCTTGGCCGGCATGAGACGCACCAATGCCTCGCGCTTGGCATCGGCCGGGGCATCCTCGGTCATCGACCAGGCCGAGCGCTCCGTAGCTAGTAGAAGTGCCGCAACAAGCGGCAATAAAAGACGCTTCATGAAAAGTTCCTCCCTGCAAGCAAGTAAAACCGTTGGTCCGTCGAATCCTGCGATAAAACCATTCGGAGGCCGAGGGACCCCACCGCTTTGGCGGATTCTTGTTGCAACGATGATTGAGGCATAGCCGTCGGCCATCAACCCTCAATATTCGGGGGTATTTTCTGCGCTTCGTCGCCTTTCTATTTTCACTATCTTGCGCAAGCAGGGGTCAAGCCGGGTGGCGATTAATTAGCCATGCACTCTGTATGACTTGCTATCGCACAGGTTAGCGGAGTCGAAGAAGCATCAAGGTATTCCGATGGCACGATGTTTGTTGGGGTGATATTTAGGGATTCTCGGTCCAGGAAAATTACAAAAAAGAAACGAAGGCTCTCGCGAAAAATGGCGGAATGCACGGTGACGTGAAATGCTGGCGTTTGCTGAAGGCCGATGCCAGGACACAAATGGGGCATCTAAACGCCCTGAAACGGCGCTGGATACTCGACCATGTCGCTGAGCGCCGCGGCCCCTGCGGGCGGGGTCAACTCGCACAACATGAACGACGCGTCGCTCACAGGAAACGGCGCTTCCAGGCCGCGGTCTCGCGCCGGACGAAATCCGAAGCGCGGATAGTACTCGGCGTGCCCGACAACGATCACCAGCCGGTCACCGCGTCGGCGACAAGCGTCGAGTCCTTCCGTTACCAAACGCGATCCGATGCCGGACCGTTGCCGCTCGGGCCGCACGGCGACGGGCGCAAGCGCCATGGCGGGCAGAGTCGTGCCGCCGCGTTGCCGTACGACGATCTCGGTAAACAGTATGTGGCCGATCAACTGGCCACCGGCAATTGCCACGAGAGAAAGGGCCGGATCAAAGCTTGGCAACTTGCGCAATTCCGCGATCAGCCGTGCCTCGTCCTCGCGCTGAAAAGCCAACGAAACGACGGTGCTGATCGCCTCATGATCGGTGGGCTGCTCGGCACGAATCTTGAGATCACCGGACACGTTTTCGCCCCCAGTGGTGCGCTATTTAACAAGTGCGTGATCGGCCGGCTTCACGCCTTTCTGCGCTGTGCCGAAGCCAAAGGGGTGCGGACGATAATCGCCGACCAGCGAAACATCGGATTTGGCAGGAATGTCGGCTTCGCGGCCGACTGCCCACAGACAGGCGTTCACCAGCATGCGGCGCGTTCCCTCGCTTGCCAAATCCTGCGAGGCGCCCATGGTCGTCGTGAAGACACGCGATTTTTTTCCGCCGCCGCCGGTAAATGTCTTGGTCCAGGCCACGGGCATCATAGGATCGTTTTGTTTGCCCGCGACCGGCGCGTCGGTCGGTTGCATTCCGGTAAGGACCTGGCCCAAGACCAACGGTTGACTATCGCCGGGTAGAGGCAGCCGCACTCCGTAGACGTCCGTCGGGCCCCAAATATCTCCGTCCTTGATGCCGCGCAAGATCGGATGCTCGTTCATGCCTGGGGCAACGATGCCGCGCGTGCTTTGCTTGCCATGCTGGCCGTGATGATTGATCCATGTCTCGCCGAGGACCTGGCGTCCAAATCCCCCTTCCCAATCCGGGCTTTGCCAGGCATACCGTGAATACTTTTCACTTTTCTTGTTGTCGAAAGCGTGCGTCGAAGTGCGCATGGCCACGATCGGTCGACCCGAATCGACGTAGTCGACGATGTGTTTCATCTGGTCGTCGGGCAGTTCGCGGAATCGCGTGAACAACACCAGGAGATCCGCGTCATCGAGCGCCTCAAGCCCTGGTATGTTGTCGCGGATGTTGGGATTGATCGAACCATCGGTTTTGTCGATGGCAAACAGCACCGTGCAGTTGAAGCCCTGCCGCTCGGCGAGGATTTTGGCCAATTGCGGCAGCGCCTCTTCCGACCGGTATTCCTCATCGCCGCTGACGAGCACCACCTTCAAGCCCTTGCCGGGCCCGCTTTCGCCGACATACGTTACCGAGGTGGCTTCGGCCGCGGCCAGACAGGAAGCGCTCAAAAAAGTGGCGGTGAATATCCACGCCATCGTCGAGCAGCGTTGCATGACGGTAAGTCTCCAGGAGCGGGCGGGTAAAGAATCCAGATCTCGCGTCACTAGTGTAAACGCCTGCGCCGGTGACTAATAGTCGCCCGCGTGTGCGGAGGGCCGTCTGCGACATGGTCCTGCGCCGGGTTGAAAACTGAAATGCCCCTCGCATTTTCGGGTCCAATTGCCGACAATAGCGAGCTAGCGGTAGGGGCTTCGCAGCGGGCAGTCAGCTCGCCATGGGATTTGCCGGTTCCGGCACGTGGGGCGCGCATTCAAACGATTAGAAGTCTGTACGCGGATCTATCGGTCCATTTGGACGTTCATCGTCGACTCTTTACACGCAAGGGGCAAGCAAGGTGTGTAGCGACTGCCATGATTTACAGGAAGCGATTTTTTGGTCTCCTGCTCCTCGTTGTGCCTAATGCTCTCGGTCTGACCGCAGGCAGCGCCGACGCAGCCGACACGGATCGAGCGTTCATTCACGTATGTCAGGACGCCGGGGCCGGAGGGTACGAAGCGTTCCCGGATGTTTGTCGCCGCCAAGACGGGCAGCTATTCTGCGTCTTTTACGCCGGTTACGCGCACGTTTCGCTGCCCAGCGCCGAACTTCCGCGCGGCGGGCGGATCTGCTACTGCACAAGCGCCGACGAAGGCCGAACCTGGAGTCCACCGCAGATTCTTTTTGACGGCGATCACGATGACCGTGATCCGTCGATCGCACAGTTGCGCGACGGGCGGCTGGCTTGCAATTTCTTTTCGCTGGCCAGGCCCAACCAGCCGGGCGTCCCCTACGACGGCTTGGGCAGTTTCATCATCTTCTCTGGCGACGGTGGTAAGACCTGGACGCCGCCGCACGGCATCGCCGGGCGCGAGTATTACTGCTCCTCGCCAGTACGCGAATTGAGCGACGGGCGATGGATCCTTGGCCTTTATCATCAAGAGCAAGGCATGCCAGGGGGTGCCATTACGATCAGCGAAGACGGCGCGAAAACCTGGCTCAAACCGACACGCATCGACGGTGCCGGGCAGAAATTGCCGGCCGAGACCGATGTCATCGAACTGAAGGACGGTCACCTATTCGCGGCACTGCGCGGCGACGGCGAGCAGCAGATGTGCTACAGCATTTCGCGCGATCATGGCCGTAGCTGGAGCCACGCCAAGCCGATCGGATTCCTAGGGCATTGCCCCTATCTGCATCGCACGGTCGACGGCATCATTCTGCTTGGCCATCGACAGCCTGCAACCAGCCTGCACTACAGCCTCGACCAGACGAAAACCTGGAGCCCGAACGTGCGTATCGATTCGATGAGCGGTGCGTATCCGTCGATGGTGAACCTGAAAGACGGCACGGTGCTGGTGGTTTATTACGAAGAAGGCCCCGGTTCGAGCATTCGTGCCAAGCGCTTTCGCGCAACCGCCAAGGGGATCGAATGGTTGGGGTTATGAAGCCAACTGCGTCCAGGAGGTAGCAGCGATGGCGAACCCGGCGCGGTGCCATGCTCTTTTTCCACGGGCGAATAAGCATGCGGGCGTCTCATCGTGCGCTACTGCAAGCAGACACGTTTCACATCAGTGGTTCGGCCGCGTCGTACAT from Pirellulales bacterium encodes the following:
- a CDS encoding DUF1501 domain-containing protein, whose amino-acid sequence is MRPTPHSNSHGHAFTSFNARQREGVVVWDRRGVLKASLAGLAGLSLPGLLRSRSAAGSERSSNRKSVILLWMTGGPSHIDTWDPKPDAPREIRGPFATIPTALPGVRLCEHLPKQAAMLDRMTIIRSVDARFSNHEPNMVMQSGNSEAEPRLNREGSMYPAIGSLVAKFRGPNDPALPPYVSLNLKDRDHLAFGGYLGKQYDPFVATNVGNLFKLPGGLDLNRLGSRQELRGQLDRLRRNLDLSGSMQALDRFSQQAVDIVAGDRAQAVFDLSREPQENRDRYGEHPWCQQALLARRLVEAGVNFVTIDLSNHSSSGTWDTHGDNIPPYGGIMSGLRPLLPVFDHLLTTLVADLGERGLLDDVLVLAMGEFGRTPQIGTQDSTDGRNHWPPVMSMTVAGGGFRHGQIIGASEHDAGQIRERPVTPGDIAATIFHHMGVPLDGTYLDLRGRPRPIVEDGRPIAELI
- a CDS encoding PEP-CTERM sorting domain-containing protein, which produces MIRYLFAAVMLISTPASASLFSITAASPTDIDLDGDGFTDFRFVAESNPALGNYFRVESPLYLPTPITPGGFPPQPIIPLPTDANFPVGAFDLDTTYTYNTLGVTLGDDTRVQAFDQGVTLSADVNTAGAFADAGVPSLTSAQDFVAAGNMTGDFGGNGGLIIPSDFSSADHYFAGAFFARLDNSSGPTIEMVVFNVSFSPSGDQMNINGISTLAGTTITIPEPSTLVLLAVGLASLIGWRRRYPERSVPTLLNGW
- a CDS encoding ThuA domain-containing protein, whose amino-acid sequence is MQRCSTMAWIFTATFLSASCLAAAEATSVTYVGESGPGKGLKVVLVSGDEEYRSEEALPQLAKILAERQGFNCTVLFAIDKTDGSINPNIRDNIPGLEALDDADLLVLFTRFRELPDDQMKHIVDYVDSGRPIVAMRTSTHAFDNKKSEKYSRYAWQSPDWEGGFGRQVLGETWINHHGQHGKQSTRGIVAPGMNEHPILRGIKDGDIWGPTDVYGVRLPLPGDSQPLVLGQVLTGMQPTDAPVAGKQNDPMMPVAWTKTFTGGGGKKSRVFTTTMGASQDLASEGTRRMLVNACLWAVGREADIPAKSDVSLVGDYRPHPFGFGTAQKGVKPADHALVK
- a CDS encoding sialidase family protein; the protein is MPNALGLTAGSADAADTDRAFIHVCQDAGAGGYEAFPDVCRRQDGQLFCVFYAGYAHVSLPSAELPRGGRICYCTSADEGRTWSPPQILFDGDHDDRDPSIAQLRDGRLACNFFSLARPNQPGVPYDGLGSFIIFSGDGGKTWTPPHGIAGREYYCSSPVRELSDGRWILGLYHQEQGMPGGAITISEDGAKTWLKPTRIDGAGQKLPAETDVIELKDGHLFAALRGDGEQQMCYSISRDHGRSWSHAKPIGFLGHCPYLHRTVDGIILLGHRQPATSLHYSLDQTKTWSPNVRIDSMSGAYPSMVNLKDGTVLVVYYEEGPGSSIRAKRFRATAKGIEWLGL
- a CDS encoding N-acetyltransferase, which translates into the protein MSGDLKIRAEQPTDHEAISTVVSLAFQREDEARLIAELRKLPSFDPALSLVAIAGGQLIGHILFTEIVVRQRGGTTLPAMALAPVAVRPERQRSGIGSRLVTEGLDACRRRGDRLVIVVGHAEYYPRFGFRPARDRGLEAPFPVSDASFMLCELTPPAGAAALSDMVEYPAPFQGV